GAGCGTCGTCGTGGACGGCGAGACCGTGGGCGCGATCGAGGGCGAGGGGCTGTGCGTCCTCGTCGGCGTCACCCACGAGGACACCAAGGAGAAGGCGGCCCAGCTGGCCCGCAAGCTCTGGTCGATCCGCATGCTGCACGACGAGAAGTCGTGCAGCGACATCGACGCCCCGCTCCTGGTGATCAGCCAGTTCACCCTCTACGGCGACGCCCGCAAGGGCCGCCGCCCCACCTGGAACGCCGCGGCCCCCGGCGACGTGGCCGAACCCCTCGTCGACGAGGTGGTCGCCCAGCTGCGCTCCCTGGGCGCGACGGTGGCCACGGGCCGCTTCGGGGCGGCGATGCGCGTATCACTGACGAACGACGGCCCGTTCACCGTGCAGATCGAAATCTGACCCGAAAGATCTACAAGCGTCGGCCGGGCCGGAGATCCACCAGGAGGGTCTACGGCTGGACGACGACTTCCTGGGCCGCCGCCGTGTCCCCCGCCACCAGCGGGGCGTCCACCGCCACGTTCCGCTTCACCAGGGCGAGGGCGACCGGGCCCAGCTCGTGGTGACGGGCGGACGTCGTGACGAAGCCGACCTTGCGGCCGTCGGGACCGTCGTCCGCGAGCCGGAGCTCCGTGCCGGCCACGGGCAGATGGACCTCGCTGCCGTCCAGGTGCAGGAAGACCAGCCGGCGCGGCGGCTTGCCCAGGTTCTGCACCCGGGCGACCGTCTCCTGCCCCCGGTAGCAGCCCTTCTGCAGATGCACCGCCGAGCCGATCCAGCCCAGCTCGTGCGGGATGGTGCGGTGGTCGGTCTCGAAACCGAGCCGGGGCCGGTACTGCTCCACGCGCAGCGCCTCGTAGGCGAGGATCCCGGCGGGCGGCCCGGCCTGCTCGGCGAACGCCTCCAGGTCGGCACGCGGCAGGAACAGGTCCCGGCCGTGCGGCGTCTCCCGTACGACGACGTCCTCGGGGACCGGGGCGATGGAGCCGGCCGGGAGGTGCACGACCGCGATGTCGGCCGTGCGGTCGGCGACCTCGACCTTGTAGAAGAACTTCATCGACTCCAGGTAGGCGATCAGCGCCTCCTGGGTGCCCGGCTCCACATGGGCCCAGACCGTCGCGCCGTCGTCGACGAGGTACAGGGCGTGCTCGATGTGGCCGTTCGCGGAGAGGATCAGCGCCTCGGTCGCCTGACCCGCCGGGAGATCGCTGACGTGCTGGGTGAGCAGCAGGTGCAGCCAGGCGAGCCGGTCCTCGCCGGTGACGGCGACGACCCCCCGGTGCGAGAGGTCCACGAATCCGGTGCCGTCGGCGAGGGCGCGCTGCTCACGGAACAGATCGCCGTAGTGGGCGGCGACACCTTCGTCCACGCCCTCGGCGGGGACGGCGCCGGGCAGGGTCAGCAGGGGGCTCTTCATATCCGTAAGCCTACGACTCGGTAGTTGAAGCCTTGAGCGTGCAGTCCTCGCACCGGCCGAAGATCGCGAAGTGCTTCATGTCGGTGTCGAATCCGAAGGTCTGCCGCAGCTTGGCGGTGAACTCGGCGGCCACCGAGACGTCCGCCTCGATCACGTTCTGGCAGTCCCGGCAGACCAGGTGGATGTGATGGTGCCGGTCCGCGAGGTGGTACGTCGGTGCCCCGTGCCCCAGATGCGCGTGGCTGACCAGACCGAGCTCCTCCAGGAGCTCCAGCGTCCGGTACACCGTCGAAATGTTGACCCCCGACGCCGTCTTCCTCACTTCCACGAGGATGTCGTCGGGGGTCGCGTGCTCAAGGGTGTCCACGGCTTCGAGCACGAGTTGCCGCTGCGGGGTCAGCCGGTAGCCGCGCTGCCGCAGATCGCTCTTCCAGTCGGTGCTCACCACACCCAAGAGTCTAGGTGCACTCGCGTGCGACCGGTCGAGGAAGGCGGGGGCTCACTTGAAGAAGGCGATGCCGTCGTCCGGCATGTCGTCGGGCAGGGCCTTGGCCCAGCGCTCGACCTCCTCCGGGGTGACGACCTTCTTCAGATGGGCCGACATGTAGGGGCGCAGCTCGACCTCGGGGGTCTGCTTCTCGCCGACCCACATCAGGTCGCTCTTGACGTAGCCGTACAGCCGCTTGCCGCCGGTGTAGGGCTGGGAGGCGGCCGTACGGGCCACCGCGTCCGTCACGAGGTCGATCTGCGGCTTCTTGTCGGCCAGCTCGCCGTACCAGATCTCGATGACACCGTCGTGGCGGGTCATCGTCACCTCGACCTTGCGGGCGCCGTCGATCCGCCAGAAGCCGTGCTCGGACTCCAGGGGGCGGACCTTGTTGCCGTCCTTGTCCAGGACCCAGCTGTGGGACTGGTACTCCAGGAAATCCCGGCCGTCATGGGTGAAGGTGACCTCCTGCCCGAAGTTGCACTTCTCGGAGCCGGGGAAGTCGTGCACGCCCGCGCCCGCCCAGGTGCCGAGCAGGAAGGCGAGCGGGACGAGGTCCTTGTGAAGGTCGGACGGGATCTCGATCATGGGAACTTCCTAGACGTGGGTCAGCGCTGGCCCTGGTACAGCTTCTTCACGGTCAGTCCGGCGAAGGCGAGGACGCCGACGGCGACCAGGACCAACAGGATTTCGAAGAAGATCTCCACGGGGTGCTCCTTGAGCGGGGTGCGAATGGGTGCACAGGGCCGAGCCCAGCTTACGCGGCCGGGTTCCGGGCCTCATGGTGAGGTGCGCCCGCGCTGACGTCAGCCGAGCAGCTGGCTCTGCAGCGTCACCGTCTGCCGGAAGGGCACGGCCCTCGCGCCGCCCTCGCGGGACTGCACGACCAGCGCGAGGGTGTCACCGGCGGCGAGGTAGGCGTGGCGGACCTGTTCGCCGCCGTACGGCCTGGCCTCGTCGTAGACCACGCGCTGGACGCCCTCCACCAGGGCGTCCTGGGGAAACGTCTCGTCGTTGGCGGATGTCGCGGCCCCGCGCAGCGGGAACTTCGGCGCGCTGTAGGGGGCGAGGTAGGGCCCGAGCAGCGCGTCCACGACCGCCGCGGTGTCGAACTGGAGCAGATAGATCCGCGTACGCGTACCGTCCGGCATGCTCCAGCCGCGAGCGGCGATGTGCCGCAGCCCGTGATCGGTGAGGTGCTGCCCGAGTTCCGCGCGGTCGTCCTTCGCGGCGTACTCCGCCAGGAAGTCCTTCCGCGGCAGCCAGCCGTCCTTGCCCCGCAGCGCCCGGTCGTCCTCGGCACCGGCGGGAGCGGGCAGGGGAAGGGACCGCAGATCGGCGTGGTGCGTGCCGGCCGTGTTGGCCTCGGCGAAGGGGCCCGGGCTGCCGGACGGCAGCGGCGGCCTGGCGAGCACCGGGTACTCCCAGCGCCCGTCCGGCTGAGTCGAGAGCCCGGGCACGTCGGTCCGCTCCAGCCGGGTGATGCCGTACGCCGTGGCCGCGCCGACCGCCGCGAAGACGACCACGGCGGTCGTCCAGCGCAGGGCGGCCGGCAGGACCCCGCGGGCCTTGCGGTCGTCGTGCACGGGCACCGGGGGTGCCTCCGGCAGCGCCTTCTCCGCGGGTCGCACGGAGATCTGCTGCTTCTCGGTCATATCGCCTTCCCCGGCTCGGTGATGCGGTCGAGCTGCTCGCGGAACAGCGTCGCGGTCGCTTTGGTATCGAGTGGCTTCGCGGCGTCCGCGACGAGTGTGACCAGGACGTTCCCGACGTACGCGAAGCAGAGCATCGACTCCAGCTTTTCGTCGTCGTCCTTCGGCGGCAGGAAGCAGGAGGCGTTCTTGTGGCCCTTGATCTTCGGACCCGCGCGGAAAACGTCCAGGGCGTCGAAGAACGCGCCGCGCAGCCGCGAGGCCTCCCGGACGGCGTCCCGGTTCTCCATCCGGGAGAGCTCGACGCGCACGGCGACGGCCTCGTCCGTGAAGTCGCCGGAGTGCTTCGCGGTGCTGTGGTAGCTGCGCATGGCGATGCCCGTGATGCGCTGCTGGTCGACCACCTTCTCCAGCCGCTTGCGCTGCGTGCGCGGCAGGCCGCTCAGGGCCTCCTTGCGCAGGGACGTGGCCTGCTGCCCGCTCAGCTCGGTGTCCGAGCCGTACTCGCCGAGGTCCGGGCCCGGCACCCAGCCGTCGGTCCCGTACGGCACGAGCATGCCGGCGAGCCCCTTGGGGGCGGCGGCCTTCTTCTCCGCCTCCGACTCGCTCCTGGCCTCGGGGAACTCCCAGACCGGCGCACCCGCGTCCCGGTCGGCGTCGTTCACGGCCACGACGGTGTACCCCGCGCCGCCGAGGACGGCGACCGCCAGCAGCGCGGACGCGGCGACGGCGGCGACCCGGGCACGGCGTGCGGGCTTCTCAGGGAGCTCGAGGGGGTCGGGGAGCTCGGGGAGCTCGGGGAGCTCGGGGACGGGCCGGGAGACGGTCTCCGCCCCCACTGGCTCCACCGGGTCCACCGGGTCCACCTGGTTGTCACTCACAGCCGCTCCATCTGCCGCTCGGCCAGGTCCATGATCTTCGCCTTGGGAATCGGCTTGGTGTCCGTGATCCACATCTCCACGGCGATGTCGCCGCGCCAGGCGTGTGCCTCGGCGGTGTACAGGGGCACGTACCCGGGCTTGGTGTCGGGCCGCGCGTGGACGTAGACCCGCCCGTTTCCGGTGCCGGGGATCGCCCAGCTGTCGGTGCCTTCCTCGTCCCCGACCCAGTACTGGGTGTTGTCCACGTTCTCGGCGGCGGCGAGCGTCTCCTCCTGCCGGAACTGCACCAAGCGGATCTCGACCTCGTAGGTGCGGCCGACCAGCCAGCCGGTGGTGGCCGCGCGCCGGAACTCGTCGCGGACGATCTCGCCGAACATCTCGCCCGGCTTGTCGTAGAACTCCGCGTAGTCCGCCAGGTCCAGCCAACCGTCCTCACCCATCAGGTACGCGGCGTCCCGGGCCCCACGCGGCTTCTCAAGCAGAAGCTTGCGCAGGTCGCCGTCGGTCTTCACCCGCCGGTCCCGCGCGGCCGACAGCGGCTCGGGGCCCTCCCCCCTGGCCTGCGCGAGCGCAGGCTGCGAGAGCGAGGGCAGCTTCGTGGGCGCGCGGTGCACCTGCACGAGGTAGCCGACGCAACCGCCGACGACCAGCCCCAGCACGGCGGCGGCACCGATCATCACGGCCGTACGCCGCCGACGCCGACGCGGCCGGGGCTCGGCGGTCACTTCTTCGTCTGCTTCCAAGACGTCCCCCCACAGAACGTGAGTCGCGCATTCCGTATGCGCGCGCACAGGAGACCCTCGGTCGACGCCCGCGGTTGCACGGGCGTTGATTACGATTCGGCTATGGCGAAGAAGCTGGTGATCAAGGTGACGGCGGGGGCCGATGCTCCCGAGCGGTGCTCTCAGGCGTTCACGGTGGCGGCGGTGGCCGTGGCCAGTGGTGTCGACGTCTCCCTGTGGCTGACCGGCGAGTCCGCCTGGTTCGCGCTGCCCGGCCGCGCCGCCGAGTTCGAGCTGCCGCACGCCGCCCCCCTGCCCGACCTGCTGGACTCCCTCCTCGCGGGCGGCCGCGTCACCCTGTGCACGCAGTGCGCGGCGCGCCGCGAGATCACGGAGCAGGACGTCATCAAGGGCGTCCGCATCGCCGGGGCGCAGGTCTTCGTGCAGGAAGCGATGGCGGACGAGACGCAGGCGCTCGTCTACTGAGGCGCTCGCCGAGGACTTTCCGTGTAGAGGCAGAACGGGTGCCCTGCCGGATCCAGCAGCACCCGGACGTGGTCCTGCGGCTGGTGCCCCGCCGGCCGCGCCCCGGCGGCGACGGCCCGCGCGGTCTCCCGCTCCAGGTCGTCGACCTCGATGTCGAGGTGCATCATCATCCGCGGCCGGCCCGGCTCGCTCGGCCAGACCGGCGGCCGGTAGCCGGGCTCCGTCTGGAAGGACAGCCCCGTGCCGCCGTCCGGGGGCCGGATGTGCACCCAGTCAGGGCCGTCCTCGCCCCGCCACACGCCCCAGCCGGGCAGCAGACGCAGGTAGAAGCGCGCGAGCTCCGGGGCGTCCAGCACGGCTGCTGTGAGTCTCATGGGCCGCGGATACCCCGGACGGGCGGGAAGGACGCCGGTCAGCAAGCGCGAGCGGACGCCGCTCAGCGCGGGCGAGCGAAGCAGGCGCCACTCAACCCGGACTGGCGGGGCGTACGCCGCTCCGTGGGGGCGGGCGAGGCAGGCGCCGCCCAGCACGGGCGCGCAGGGGCGGGCGGCGGTCAGTGGGGGCGTTTCTTGCCGTCCAGTTCGTCCCACCATTCGTCGGACTGGGGATCGCCGGACGGGTCGTCCCACCACCGGTCCTCCGGTCCGCGCCGGTTCGCGACCATGGCCGCCACGGGCGGGATGACCATGGCGACGACACACATCCCGACGGCGACGGGAACGGACCACAGCCGCACGACACCCCAGGCCAGCACGAAGAGGCCGATGCAGAGGCCCATCATCGCGAAGTACGTGTGACGCCGGCGTGCGTACATACGTCCAGCGTAGGTCCGGGCACGCCGAAGGGCCGCACCCCAGGTGTCCAACCCGCGGGGTGCGGCCCTTCGGAATACGGTCGCCGTCAGACGGCGATCGCGACCTCCGCCAGGCCGCCCTGCTGGGCGACGACCGTGCGGTCGGCGGTGGCGCCGGGCACGAGGGCACGGACGGTCCAGGTGCCCTCGGCCGCGTAGAAGCGGAACTGTCCGGTCGCCGAGGTCGGCACCTCGGCCGTGAACTCGCCGGTCGAGTCCAGCAGACGGACGTAACCCACCACGGGCTCGCCGTCCTTGGTCACCTGACCCTGGATGGTGGTCTCACCGGGCTTGATCGTCGAGGCGTCGGGGCCGCCGGCCTTCGCACCGCACATGTCTTACTCCTGAAGGGGTCTGGAAAGGTCGGTCGGGTGGGGTTACTTGCCGGCGCCGAGCTCGATCGGCACGCCCACGAGGGAGCCGTACTCGGTCCAGGAGCCGTCGTAGTTCTTGACGTTCTCCACGCCGAGCAGCTCGTGCAGCACGAACCAGGACAGCGCGGAGCGCTCACCGATGCGGCACAGGGCGATGGTGTCCTTGGACAGGTCGATCTCCTCGTCCTCGTAGAGCTTCTTGAGCTCCTCGTCGGACTTGAAGGTGCCGTCGTCGTTGGCGTTCTTCGACCACGGGATGTTGCGGGAGGTCGGCACGTGGCCGGGGCGCTGCGACTGCTCCTGCGGCAGGTGGGCCGGGGCGAGCAGCTTGCCGGCGAACTCGTCGGGCGAGCGCACGTCGACGATGTTCTGCTTGCCGATGGCGTCCACGACCTCGTCGCGGAAGGCGCGGATGGACGTGTCCTGCGGCTTGGCCTTGTACTCCGTCTTCGGACGCTCCGGCACCTCGTCGCCGCCGACCAGCTCGCGGGCGTCGAGCTCCCACTTCTTGCGACCGCCGTCGAGAAGCTTGACGCTGTCGTGGCCGTACAGCTTGAAGTACCAGTAGGCGTAGGAGGCGAACCAGTTGTTGTTGCCGCCGTAGAGAACCACGGTGTGGTCGTTGCCGATGCCCTTGTCGGACAGGAGCTTCTCGAAGCCCTCCTGGTCGACGAAGTCACGGCGGACCGGGTCCTGGAGGTCCTGCGTCCAGTCGATCCGGATGGCGTTGCGGATGTGGTTCTTCTCGTAGGCGGACGTGTCCTCGTCCACCTCGACGATGGCGATGGTCGGGTCGTCCAGGTGCTCCTGGAGCCAGTCGGCGTCAACCAGGACGTCGTTGCGGCTCATGCTTCTTCTCCTCCGGGGCAGTTACGGCGGGGCGTGCGAGGTATGGAGGGCGCGCCCTTGAGGCAGGGCGGCGCACAGGTGCCCGTGATGCGGGGCTGCGGGGATGCGCGCGCCGGCGCGACTGCCGACGCGATCGCTCAGAAGGTGCGACAGAGCATGGCGGCGACGCGGCACAGGTCTACTGCCCGCCGCTTCGTGAGATCCGCCTGTCGCTTCATAGCCTCGATCGTAGGGACGGTCGGGCGGGCATGTCACCGGCGTGTCGCATGCTGAGACGAGACAATCCGCCATATGGGATCGAGAGGCCGCCAGGGCGCTCCCCGCACGGCGTCCGGCCGACCGTATCCCCCGTCACAGCTACGCTGCGGACATCGCCGTCTCGCCCACCGGACAGCGCAGGTCGGACCCGCCGAGCGACTGCCTACCCGGCCAGACGGACGTCGGAACCCTTCACCGTGATCTCGACGCCGTCCGGGGCGGCCTGGACGGTGTCCAGCTCGATGCCGCCGGGCAGGCCGTCGATCTTCTGCTGGAAGTCGGTGATCGCCCGGACACGGTTCTCGGCGATGTCGACGCCGCCGAACTTGGGCAGGCCGTCGGCGTGCACGCGGACCGTGCCGTCGTCCACCTTCACCGAGCTCAGCACGGAGACCGGCTCCGGCAGCTTGGTGCCGAGGACCGTGGCCTCGACGGTCACCTTGATCTTGCCGTTGCCGCCGTCGGAGAGACCGACGACGTTCGCGGTGACGCCCGGGGCGACCTGGGTGGGCTCGGACTTCGCCGTCTTCAGCAGCTCGTCGTAGGCGATGGTCGCGGTGCCGGTGGCGGTGGAGGCGGTGGCGGAGCTGTAGTCGCCGGAGAACTCGACGCCCTTCATGTCCGCCCGGAGGTCGTCGATGCGGATCTTCTGGCCGTCGTTGCCCGCGGCGGCCTCGTAGTCCTTGATGCCGACCTCGATGTCGTCCAGGGAACCGCCGGCGACCTGGGTGAGGAACGGGAAGCCCTTGATGGACACATCGGGCGTCGCCGACAGGTTCTCCGTCGTCTTCAGCCGCTCGGCGGCCTCGTCCTCGGCGAAGCCGACCGCCACACGGTCGGCGATCACGAAGAGCCCGCCCAGGATCACGACGAAGATCAGCAGTATTCGCAGTGCGCGCATGCGGTGTGTCCCCCACCCAGTCGGTTAGACGGCGGTGCCTGACGACCGGGTGGCCGTCCCTTGCGTGAGAGTAACCCCGCGGGGAAGGGGGACCGCGGGATTGTTGATCATCTGTGACAGGGCCGGGGCGCGGTGTCCCGCCCGGCCGGATCTACGCCAGCGCCCTGCCCAGGACGTACACCGCGGGGGCCGCGGCGGCCAGCGGCAGGGCCACGCCCGCCGTGAAGTGGACGAAGCGGGAGGGGTAGTCGTAGCTCG
The Streptomyces tuirus genome window above contains:
- the dtd gene encoding D-aminoacyl-tRNA deacylase, giving the protein MRAVVQRVDGASVVVDGETVGAIEGEGLCVLVGVTHEDTKEKAAQLARKLWSIRMLHDEKSCSDIDAPLLVISQFTLYGDARKGRRPTWNAAAPGDVAEPLVDEVVAQLRSLGATVATGRFGAAMRVSLTNDGPFTVQIEI
- the ygfZ gene encoding CAF17-like 4Fe-4S cluster assembly/insertion protein YgfZ, translated to MKSPLLTLPGAVPAEGVDEGVAAHYGDLFREQRALADGTGFVDLSHRGVVAVTGEDRLAWLHLLLTQHVSDLPAGQATEALILSANGHIEHALYLVDDGATVWAHVEPGTQEALIAYLESMKFFYKVEVADRTADIAVVHLPAGSIAPVPEDVVVRETPHGRDLFLPRADLEAFAEQAGPPAGILAYEALRVEQYRPRLGFETDHRTIPHELGWIGSAVHLQKGCYRGQETVARVQNLGKPPRRLVFLHLDGSEVHLPVAGTELRLADDGPDGRKVGFVTTSARHHELGPVALALVKRNVAVDAPLVAGDTAAAQEVVVQP
- a CDS encoding Fur family transcriptional regulator, which gives rise to MVSTDWKSDLRQRGYRLTPQRQLVLEAVDTLEHATPDDILVEVRKTASGVNISTVYRTLELLEELGLVSHAHLGHGAPTYHLADRHHHIHLVCRDCQNVIEADVSVAAEFTAKLRQTFGFDTDMKHFAIFGRCEDCTLKASTTES
- a CDS encoding FABP family protein, translated to MIEIPSDLHKDLVPLAFLLGTWAGAGVHDFPGSEKCNFGQEVTFTHDGRDFLEYQSHSWVLDKDGNKVRPLESEHGFWRIDGARKVEVTMTRHDGVIEIWYGELADKKPQIDLVTDAVARTAASQPYTGGKRLYGYVKSDLMWVGEKQTPEVELRPYMSAHLKKVVTPEEVERWAKALPDDMPDDGIAFFK
- a CDS encoding DsrE family protein — translated: MAKKLVIKVTAGADAPERCSQAFTVAAVAVASGVDVSLWLTGESAWFALPGRAAEFELPHAAPLPDLLDSLLAGGRVTLCTQCAARREITEQDVIKGVRIAGAQVFVQEAMADETQALVY
- a CDS encoding VOC family protein — encoded protein: MRLTAAVLDAPELARFYLRLLPGWGVWRGEDGPDWVHIRPPDGGTGLSFQTEPGYRPPVWPSEPGRPRMMMHLDIEVDDLERETARAVAAGARPAGHQPQDHVRVLLDPAGHPFCLYTESPRRAPQ
- a CDS encoding DUF3099 domain-containing protein, whose translation is MYARRRHTYFAMMGLCIGLFVLAWGVVRLWSVPVAVGMCVVAMVIPPVAAMVANRRGPEDRWWDDPSGDPQSDEWWDELDGKKRPH
- a CDS encoding DUF1416 domain-containing protein, producing MCGAKAGGPDASTIKPGETTIQGQVTKDGEPVVGYVRLLDSTGEFTAEVPTSATGQFRFYAAEGTWTVRALVPGATADRTVVAQQGGLAEVAIAV
- a CDS encoding sulfurtransferase — translated: MSRNDVLVDADWLQEHLDDPTIAIVEVDEDTSAYEKNHIRNAIRIDWTQDLQDPVRRDFVDQEGFEKLLSDKGIGNDHTVVLYGGNNNWFASYAYWYFKLYGHDSVKLLDGGRKKWELDARELVGGDEVPERPKTEYKAKPQDTSIRAFRDEVVDAIGKQNIVDVRSPDEFAGKLLAPAHLPQEQSQRPGHVPTSRNIPWSKNANDDGTFKSDEELKKLYEDEEIDLSKDTIALCRIGERSALSWFVLHELLGVENVKNYDGSWTEYGSLVGVPIELGAGK
- a CDS encoding putative leader peptide — its product is MKRQADLTKRRAVDLCRVAAMLCRTF
- a CDS encoding LmeA family phospholipid-binding protein, whose translation is MRALRILLIFVVILGGLFVIADRVAVGFAEDEAAERLKTTENLSATPDVSIKGFPFLTQVAGGSLDDIEVGIKDYEAAAGNDGQKIRIDDLRADMKGVEFSGDYSSATASTATGTATIAYDELLKTAKSEPTQVAPGVTANVVGLSDGGNGKIKVTVEATVLGTKLPEPVSVLSSVKVDDGTVRVHADGLPKFGGVDIAENRVRAITDFQQKIDGLPGGIELDTVQAAPDGVEITVKGSDVRLAG